In Longimicrobiales bacterium, a single genomic region encodes these proteins:
- a CDS encoding YtoQ family protein, with the protein MGDIVVYAAGEIHSKWREELRSHLESLAVEVEIVGPHAVHDRSDTVGEDILGEQPGPMYRDLMGARVNALRTRVLMQRADLCVAFFGPKYKQWNTASDAGAAVASGLPLVLVRADEHVHALKEMDALATLTVETLEQAAQAIAYIFE; encoded by the coding sequence ATGGGTGATATCGTCGTCTATGCTGCGGGTGAAATTCATTCTAAATGGCGCGAGGAACTCCGTAGTCATCTGGAGTCGCTCGCGGTCGAGGTGGAGATCGTGGGGCCCCACGCGGTCCACGACCGTTCGGACACCGTTGGTGAGGACATTCTCGGTGAGCAACCGGGACCGATGTATCGCGACCTGATGGGCGCGCGTGTGAATGCACTGCGGACCCGAGTGCTGATGCAGCGCGCCGATCTTTGCGTGGCGTTCTTCGGTCCCAAGTACAAGCAGTGGAATACCGCGTCTGACGCTGGGGCTGCAGTGGCCAGTGGTTTGCCGCTGGTCTTGGTACGTGCGGATGAGCATGTGCACGCACTCAAGGAAATGGATGCGCTCGCGACGCTCACCGTAGAGACGCTGGAGC